gcctGTTGGTGCATTGTGATGGCTGAAAATAGTGCACAGGACACGGCGCCTGTGTCCttttcttgtgtccccgtttcttagcacTATTTTCAGTCATCATGACTGGTCCCAGAGTTGGGAGCACGTTTTTGGATACTATCAAAATTGAATTAAGTTTTTCATAAATACCAAACACAAAAAAGCCTCGTTCCTTATAAAAGCACTCAAGCatctgaagtaaaaaaaaattgatttcgTGTACTATTATTCTAAATTGCTCGTTAGATATACTGCTGCTGACTCTGTTGAGTATACTTGTCAACAGTAAAACAAAGTGTTATTAATTTTGTTAGTACCAGCTACACTGGCAGTGCACCGGTTCTAAACAAACAAGACCTAAGTGAGTGAGAAACCACTGCCTTTGTTGTTAACAGCAACAGGAGCACAAATAACATTTTGTACTCAAGTGTTAACAAGCATGCACCTCTATAGCCAACAAATTTGAATGGATACTGACATAAATATTGTGCAGCTTCTTTAAATAGCTGCCAACACTAATCACAGTATTAAGATTTAAAATGGCTTGAATTTCAAAGGAGCACCAAAAATAAACATAGGATGTTTTATGTCACTAAGCCAAAACAGACAATTAAAGCACCAGCTACAATTGTGTTAAATATACCATCCACATAACGAAAAGCAAAGGTGGCAGTCTCATATCACTACTCTCCAGTATGCCAGCCAGCTCAGATGTTTTTGACGGTGCTTATGTTTTGTAATGGCTCTTCTCACAAGCTGAGTGCCGAATGAATTCCACCTTTATCGCAGTCATGGTGAAACACCGTATGCGTTGGTCAGTGGTTTTTGGTAATTATGAGACTACAAAAAGGTTTCAAAAGTTTGCATTGAAGCTTAGAAGCAATAAAAGGTAATTTTATGGTGCACTTTTATGAGTGGGCAATATGAAAATTGTTAATAGTGAACATTACAAGAAATTTATTATTATTGCGGACAAGCAATCATCGCAACAAAGCTACACTTGACAGGAGGCTACAACTTCAGAGCGAGTTTAGCAAATCAAGTATATGCCTAGCGTCAGAGCATTTATTGAGCACTGACTAATGCATGCAAACCCTATCACTGCTCACAAAAGAATGAAGATGCCTATGCGTTAGCCAACAAATAAAAGCCTCCATATTGTAAGGTCACAGTGGCATGCAAAAGCAACAATACAGCTCAGATAAACGAAAGCTAGTAAATAAAAAATACTAAAGGAGGCTTCAGAGTGCTCCAAAATCCTTTCTGCATTAATTCAGTAAAAAGATCATTTATCACGAGAGAAAGCAATGATCCCTTTCTAAATTTTTGCGTGCTGTAGCAGGAGCATACAATATCAAACACTATGGTAATATTTCAAAATGTGGATACAAGTGCCTTGGTCTTCTCCAAGATGCCATGCAAATGCTATGGCACAACTTTATGTAACAGCCAACATTATTGGTCAAGATGCACAGCACCTTTAATTTCACTCAGTCCTGAATTGTTTACTAGATGCTGGCAAAGTTGGAAGGAATACAACACAAGAGGTTTCGGAGGGCTTCCCTCCACTGGATCACCCTTTATTGAAGCTGTTATCCAGAATCTCCGTTTACAAAATCCTTAGTCCCAGGCTAACTGGTTTCCACAGCCCCAACTCCGGGTATTTTGCGTGGTGACAACAAAAACAAAGCGGCACCCGCAGCACTGTAGATTCCCATCACTGCTAGTGCGGACACGAAGACTGCAATGCACACgcgtgccacacacacacacacatatatatactcgcACACATATGGGAAAGAAATGTGGAGAGAGAAAAGGTTGGCAGAGAAGGGGAAGTAAAGAACTTAGAGAGCTTAAATACTGCCTTTACAGACAATAAGAAACCAGGCAATAATGTCCTCAACACGTGCACATTTGCACTGAGAAATATGCAAAAGTCGTTCTTGCCACAGTCTTTACGAAGAACGTGTGTGAAAAGCATCATCTCCACCACACACGAGAGGGGGCTGTCACGCCCGAGTTATTTTATTCAAAACAAGTCAGCACTGTGGGCCACCATCAGGGCAGACAGGACTACACACTGGGCACAACCGCAGCACTAACCGGTGCACCTCTTGATCACCGCAGCCACACCACCTCCACCCACCCAATAATATAGCCAGTACCttagggagagaaagagagactgTCGCTGACGTGCTCCAGAGGTGCCTCCAGAAGAAAATGGACATCACTCATTAGCTGGACAGGCTGTGTCATCACGTCTTCCAGTTGAGCGAGCCCTGAGCCATCGAACGAGGTGGGATCATGTCTAGCAGGTACTGCCGATGCAGGTCTGCCGTGGGTGGTAGCTTTCCCGCCGCACCTGCCGCACCGGCAGCACTCAGCATCTGGTAAGAATACGCAGCGAGGAGGGGTCCAAAGGGCAGCACGTGGGCCGGCTGAGGTGTACCACTCGCGGCCTGGTGCTGAGATGCCCCAGGCAGTGATGctagctgctgcagctgctgggCCTGAAGCAGCTGCTGGGCACTCAGCTTGGGCAGGAAGCCGCCACTGCCCGCCGCCGTTCCTAGTCGCGGCGAGTGCGCGGCAGGTGGAGGCGTCGACGACGGTGGAGGTGACGGTGCTGCACCACTGGCAAGTCGCTGCTCAATCTCCTGCTCCTGTTGTAGGGCCTTGACAAAGGCGGTCTTGAGACGATGCGTGTGCTCCGCCTTGAGCGCCTTTTTCAGGTTTGAGGTGACACAGGCCTCGCAGATGACTGATGGCCGACCAGCGCGCCGAGTGTCCTGCCACTTCCACACGGGCGTGAAGTCCAGACCGCACTGACTGCACGCAAATGGCTCAGGAGGTGCAGCGCGCGAGCTTGCCTCCCCGTCTGTCAGGAAGCTCACCACAGTCTCCAGTCCAAGCAAGTACACGAACTCAGGACTACTGGCATTGGGCACGAAGTGCATCTCTGGCGGAGGTGGCTTAGGTGGTGGAATCTGGAGCAACGTCTTTTCTAGCTGCTTGCGTAAAGCCAACTTGGCTGCGGCCTGGCGCTGAGCAGGGCTCTGGTTGTCAGCTGCAGACAGGCCTGGTGGCGTTCCCTGCACATAAGAATCCCAATTGCTGCTGCTGCCAAGCCCACCGCAATACTTTTGCATGTGAATGAATTGCTTTTCCACCTGCAGTAGCCGACCCCATTAGATGGGCCTTGCAATGCTTTTTTTCTCCAAAACCTTCATTTGAGCAAGAATTTTCCTACACAGAGAGTTACAAAGTAAATGAGCATATGATAATAACTGAGAATGTATGTAATGAAACAAGAATTAATATTTTAGACCCTTTTGAGCAAAGCTGATGACATGCTCAACATATGCGAGTTATCCCAGCTTTACCTCAACTCACTCATGAACATATAGACGTGCATCAAAGCGAAGCAGCCATATAAATGCTAAACTTCTGCAAAGTATGCCCACGCTGAGCAGTGTTACCTAAGAGCGAACAGCCCCGTACAATTTCCTATTGCATCAAGCAGAATATTTGGATTATACGTTCAAGGTGACGTTATCTACAAGTCGCGAGCATTTCTTCGAAATGTTCACAAGATAATGCCTGATGTACCTGAGGCTGCGGTGGCTGATTGGCTGTGCTGCCAACCTGGTGAGCTCCTGGAGCGGCATGGTTGCCACTGAAGTGCTGCGAGCCATGGGACAATGTTCGGGACAGGGAACCGGCCATGTTGTTGATGCCCGCTGCGCTGGCCGCATTGGCAGGCAATCTGAGCACGTTCTGCTGCAGCTGTCCAAGACTACCTGCGCTGTTACTACCTGCTCGCAACGCAGTTCCTGAGCTAAGGCTTCCTTGAAGTGCACTGCTTGGGGATGGGCCCTGGTTGCGAAGCTGCAACAAAAAGATTGGTCACAATATTTCCCTTCGTCACTGCAAATAGCAGCCCGTTAAAGTCCAATACAGAAGCAATAGTCTCTCCCAGGAATCCAGAGCAACCATAGTATTACATCAACCAGACTCATCTCACACAACCACTTTTCCTAGTCTTGCCTTCAACAAAGTATCCTACCCCTTGATACATGTTCAGTTACGCAGTAAAGAGGGTTTTCCCCACAGTGGGAAGCACTGGTACTGCCCCCCGCCATTCTGGTTGAACGCCCACCTTTACAATTGCTGTATTTACACCATTATAACGAGATTTGAATATAGGTCGACCTCCCAAAAAtctcacaaaaaaagaagaaaaacgcctTGCGGGAATACGTGAAGATCATTTTAAGAAAGACTTTATTAGTGAAACTTGCTTTCAATTCTAGGTCGACTAGGCACAACAGGTTCTCGTTGCATAACCGTGTCTCGAAACAGATGCCCTTTTCATGTCTTGGTATGGCTCAGTGCAAAAAAATTTAGTATTGCAAATCATCTTTTGAGAACTGCCATGGCTACAAACAAGACTGAACACATCAGTGCTGGCTCACGGCTGACAGACTAAGCTAGCTTTGGGTGTTGATGACCCGTGGTGCTGTGCAGACTCACCCTGGCATTGACGCCCACCAGGTCTGGTGTGGCTCGACTATTGGACCCCTGATGTGTCTGTGGCGGCTGCTGATGGTggtgttgctgctgttgctgatgatggtggtggtgatggtggtggtggtgatgatggtgatggtggttgCTCAGTGCCAGCTTGCCTGATGCACCGAGGCTCTGGCCTGGATTGGCCACCACAGTCGGGGCACTTCGAGGTGGGGGCGCCAGGGGAGGTGCTGCAGTTGGGACCACTGTTGACGCTCGGGCTGATGGCACGTTGGGTGGCGCTGCTGGTTGTGCAGGCCGTGCTGGCTCCTGCCTTTGCAGGAGTTGACTCTGACGCACCTAAGGCACAAACAATGCAGCCAGACTAATGAGTATGGCGGAAACTAGTGTGCTGCAACTAtgctttcgaagcatttctttTTTCTGCTACGTAAGAATTGAAACAACATGAAATACTGAGCAAGCGCCCCCTTCCCCCGCCCTGCAGCGAAGGGCAATTCGACAAGATTTGGAGGGAGAGGGCTTTCATCAGTAATGAACCAAAATTCAAAATGGTGACGGAACAGCAGCCAAGAATTAGGAATGCACATCCATGTTTCTAATGAAATGCTACTTAAAAGTCGGTTTTCTGCAGATTTCTGCAGCAATCAGTTTCAGCACATTTCT
Above is a window of Rhipicephalus microplus isolate Deutch F79 chromosome 1, USDA_Rmic, whole genome shotgun sequence DNA encoding:
- the LOC119187929 gene encoding uncharacterized protein LOC119187929; the encoded protein is METNPFFRGILGQALPRPLLRPPPEPRRRHERPEPSIVALDTMEVEDLSIKKEPVPAVAPVAAAPLPEVVRSSGGRRKAGLGPQRLGPDDVIVLSDEENGRLNGHRLVNGATGSSGWQMQPPPQPPPTPLSQQELAARRALVRSLRQELRNEEMKLVLLKKVRQSQLLQRQEPARPAQPAAPPNVPSARASTVVPTAAPPLAPPPRSAPTVVANPGQSLGASGKLALSNHHHHHHHHHHHHHHHQQQQQHHHQQPPQTHQGSNSRATPDLVGVNARLRNQGPSPSSALQGSLSSGTALRAGSNSAGSLGQLQQNVLRLPANAASAAGINNMAGSLSRTLSHGSQHFSGNHAAPGAHQVGSTANQPPQPQGTPPGLSAADNQSPAQRQAAAKLALRKQLEKTLLQIPPPKPPPPEMHFVPNASSPEFVYLLGLETVVSFLTDGEASSRAAPPEPFACSQCGLDFTPVWKWQDTRRAGRPSVICEACVTSNLKKALKAEHTHRLKTAFVKALQQEQEIEQRLASGAAPSPPPSSTPPPAAHSPRLGTAAGSGGFLPKLSAQQLLQAQQLQQLASLPGASQHQAASGTPQPAHVLPFGPLLAAYSYQMLSAAGAAGAAGKLPPTADLHRQYLLDMIPPRSMAQGSLNWKT